One stretch of Serinicoccus hydrothermalis DNA includes these proteins:
- a CDS encoding ABC transporter permease: MWQFVTDRWLDIAYRSYQHVSLVVQSVALATVIAIAIALLVTSYRRLEPVANFVSSVGLTIPSLALLGIMLPIVGIGTIPAVVVVTFYASLPILRNAVVGLKGVDRNLVESARGMGMSPWTTFRRVRLPLAWPVILAGLRVSTQMSMGVAAIAAYALGPGLGSYIFTGLTQIGGVNAVNYALVATIAIIVLALLLDALLLALGWVTTSKGIRVS; this comes from the coding sequence GTGTGGCAGTTCGTCACCGACCGCTGGCTGGACATCGCCTACCGGTCCTACCAGCACGTGAGCCTGGTGGTGCAGTCCGTCGCCCTGGCGACGGTCATCGCCATCGCGATCGCGCTGCTGGTCACCAGCTACCGACGGCTCGAGCCGGTGGCCAACTTCGTCAGCAGCGTGGGGCTGACGATCCCCTCGCTCGCCCTCCTCGGCATCATGCTGCCCATCGTCGGCATCGGCACCATCCCCGCGGTCGTGGTGGTCACCTTCTACGCCAGCCTGCCGATCCTGCGCAACGCGGTGGTCGGGCTCAAGGGGGTCGACCGCAACCTCGTGGAGTCCGCGCGCGGCATGGGCATGAGCCCCTGGACGACCTTCCGCCGGGTCCGGCTGCCGCTCGCCTGGCCGGTCATCCTCGCCGGGCTCCGGGTCTCCACCCAGATGTCCATGGGGGTCGCCGCGATCGCGGCGTACGCCCTGGGCCCCGGGCTCGGCAGCTACATCTTCACCGGCCTCACCCAGATCGGCGGCGTCAACGCCGTCAACTACGCCCTCGTCGCCACCATCGCCATCATCGTCCTCGCCCTCCTGCTCGACGCGCTCCTGCTGGCGCTCGGGTGGGTGACCACCTCGAAGGGGATCCGCGTCTCATGA
- a CDS encoding Na+/H+ antiporter subunit A codes for MVLTFIGMHLLAAVLAGPLVRTLGRWGFAVLALVPAATAAWMLTALSGPVRVERTGWVAELGLELSFRLDPLAVVMSLVVAAVGALVLLYCCAYIDPRSTDGDPRLLGAALVGFAGAMLGLVTTDDLLLLYVFWEITTVLSYLLVGYLTTSAVSTRAARQALIVTAAGGLTMLVGLVLLGESAGTYRISELLAGPRPATAAVAWGVGLLLVGAVTKSALVPFHFWLPGAMAAPTPVSAYLHAAAMVKAGVYLVARFAPGYADLPVWQVTVLLLGSATMLLGGFRATRQTDLKLLLAYGTVSQLGMLVLLVGYGNEAAALAGLTLVVSHALFKSSLFLATGAIDHATGTRDIRVLHGVARAAPWLTVAGVLAALSMAGLPALIGFVGKEAALGALLEPPNGWVSLQGVAAVSFVAGSVLTVAYSARFVVGAFGPGTGSGSEDAGHGWHAPGPLLVGIPLVLALGGLVMGVTSLSLEEVLAGHTSTVTLLPGPEVHLGLWHGLSLPLLVSVCVWGLGALWWWRTRDPAGPVSPLVRVDAGRAYDALMRGVDRTALESTGFLSRGSLPALLGTILLVVLVLPGLQLVLGGTTWPSSAQLRVADGAAQVSVALIVVAAAILATRARRRLRAVFLVGVTGYGCAMLFLLHGAPDLALTQLLVETVSLVVLVLVLRRLSGRFPDDPSVLTRRLRAALGAGVGLVVGLLAVVATSSRIHEPAGAGLPERSVDYGAGKNIVNVILVDIRAWDTMGELSVVLACATGVASLVWLREEALEGVRKGLQSARGARAGWRSPPTPTDTGSLPTSQWIAMGDRLDPQRRSVILEIVTRLVFHTILLWSVYLLLAGHNQPGGGFAAGIVAGLALCLRFLAGRGYELRAALPVMPAAVLGTGLFIAAGSAVIPMLLGSPALRTWDAYLTIPLVGEVHLVTSLLFDLGVYLVVIGLMLDVLRSLGSGLDAQIATERETAGRGTR; via the coding sequence ATGGTCCTGACCTTCATCGGAATGCACCTGCTCGCCGCGGTCCTCGCCGGACCGCTGGTGCGGACGCTGGGGAGGTGGGGTTTCGCCGTCCTGGCGCTGGTCCCGGCGGCGACCGCGGCGTGGATGCTGACGGCGCTGTCCGGCCCCGTGCGGGTCGAGCGGACGGGGTGGGTCGCCGAGCTCGGCCTGGAGCTGTCCTTCCGGCTGGACCCGCTCGCGGTGGTCATGAGCCTCGTCGTCGCCGCCGTCGGGGCGCTGGTCCTGCTCTACTGCTGCGCCTACATCGACCCCCGCTCCACCGACGGGGACCCCCGGCTGCTGGGCGCGGCGCTCGTCGGCTTCGCCGGCGCGATGCTCGGCCTGGTCACGACGGACGACCTGCTCCTGCTCTACGTCTTCTGGGAGATCACGACGGTCCTGTCCTACCTGCTCGTCGGCTACCTGACGACGAGCGCGGTCAGCACCAGGGCGGCGCGCCAGGCGCTCATCGTCACGGCTGCCGGCGGCCTGACGATGCTCGTGGGGCTGGTCCTGCTGGGTGAGAGCGCCGGGACCTACCGCATCAGCGAGCTCCTCGCCGGGCCCCGGCCCGCCACCGCCGCCGTCGCCTGGGGCGTCGGGCTCCTCCTCGTGGGCGCGGTGACCAAGTCGGCGCTGGTGCCTTTCCACTTCTGGCTGCCGGGCGCCATGGCGGCGCCGACCCCGGTCAGCGCCTACCTCCACGCCGCGGCGATGGTCAAGGCGGGGGTCTACCTCGTCGCGCGCTTCGCGCCGGGGTATGCCGACCTGCCGGTCTGGCAGGTCACGGTGCTCCTCCTCGGGTCGGCGACGATGCTGCTGGGCGGGTTCCGGGCGACTCGGCAGACCGACCTCAAGCTGCTGCTGGCCTACGGGACGGTGAGCCAGCTGGGCATGCTCGTGCTGCTGGTGGGCTACGGCAACGAGGCGGCCGCGCTCGCCGGCCTCACGCTGGTCGTGTCGCACGCGCTCTTCAAGTCCTCGCTCTTCCTCGCCACCGGGGCGATCGACCACGCGACCGGCACCCGGGACATCCGGGTGCTGCACGGGGTCGCGCGTGCCGCGCCCTGGCTGACCGTGGCCGGGGTGCTGGCGGCCCTGTCGATGGCCGGGCTGCCCGCCCTCATCGGCTTCGTCGGCAAGGAGGCGGCCCTCGGTGCCCTGCTGGAGCCGCCGAACGGGTGGGTGTCGCTGCAGGGGGTCGCCGCCGTGTCCTTCGTCGCCGGGTCGGTCCTCACCGTGGCCTACTCCGCCCGCTTCGTCGTGGGGGCCTTCGGGCCCGGCACGGGCTCCGGCTCCGAGGACGCCGGGCACGGCTGGCACGCCCCCGGGCCGCTCCTCGTCGGGATCCCGCTCGTGCTGGCGCTCGGCGGCCTGGTGATGGGGGTGACCTCGCTCTCGCTCGAGGAGGTGCTGGCCGGGCATACCTCCACCGTGACGCTGCTCCCCGGGCCCGAGGTGCACCTCGGCCTGTGGCACGGACTCTCCCTGCCGCTGCTGGTCTCGGTCTGCGTGTGGGGCCTCGGCGCGCTCTGGTGGTGGCGGACCCGCGACCCGGCCGGCCCGGTCTCCCCGCTCGTCCGCGTGGACGCCGGCCGCGCCTACGACGCGCTGATGCGCGGCGTGGACCGGACCGCGCTGGAGAGCACCGGCTTCCTGTCGCGGGGCTCGCTGCCGGCGCTGCTGGGGACGATCCTCCTGGTCGTGCTCGTGCTGCCCGGGTTGCAGCTCGTGCTCGGCGGGACGACCTGGCCCTCGTCCGCGCAGCTGCGGGTGGCCGACGGCGCGGCCCAGGTGTCGGTCGCCCTCATCGTCGTCGCGGCCGCGATCCTCGCGACCCGGGCCCGGCGCCGGCTGCGGGCCGTCTTCCTCGTCGGGGTCACCGGCTACGGCTGCGCCATGCTCTTCCTGCTGCACGGGGCGCCGGACCTGGCCCTCACCCAGCTCCTCGTCGAGACGGTCTCGCTCGTGGTCCTCGTGCTCGTCCTGCGGCGGCTGTCCGGACGCTTCCCGGACGACCCGAGCGTGCTCACCCGGCGGCTGCGGGCCGCCCTGGGTGCCGGGGTCGGGCTGGTGGTCGGCCTGCTCGCCGTCGTCGCCACCTCCTCCCGCATCCACGAGCCGGCGGGAGCCGGCCTGCCCGAGCGCTCGGTCGACTACGGCGCCGGTAAGAACATCGTCAACGTCATCCTCGTGGACATCCGCGCGTGGGACACCATGGGCGAGCTCTCCGTGGTCCTGGCCTGCGCCACCGGCGTGGCGAGCCTGGTGTGGCTGCGCGAGGAGGCGCTCGAGGGCGTCCGCAAGGGCCTGCAGTCCGCCCGCGGGGCCCGGGCCGGGTGGCGCAGCCCGCCGACCCCGACGGACACGGGGTCGCTGCCCACCAGCCAGTGGATCGCCATGGGCGACCGGCTCGACCCGCAGCGGCGCTCGGTGATCCTGGAGATCGTCACCCGGCTGGTCTTCCACACCATCCTGCTCTGGTCGGTCTACCTGCTGCTGGCCGGGCACAACCAGCCCGGCGGGGGCTTCGCGGCCGGGATCGTGGCCGGGCTGGCGCTGTGCCTGCGGTTCCTGGCGGGCCGGGGCTACGAGCTGCGCGCCGCGCTGCCGGTGATGCCCGCGGCGGTGCTCGGCACCGGGTTGTTCATCGCCGCCGGGTCGGCCGTGATCCCGATGCTCCTGGGTTCGCCGGCGCTGCGCACCTGGGACGCCTACCTCACGATCCCGCTGGTCGGGGAGGTGCACCTGGTCACCTCGCTGCTCTTCGACCTCGGGGTCTACCTCGTGGTGATCGGGCTCATGCTCGACGTGCTGCGCAGCCTGGGCTCCGGGCTGGATGCGCAGATCGCGACCGAGCGCGAGACGGCGGGGAGGGGGACCCGATGA
- a CDS encoding Na(+)/H(+) antiporter subunit C, whose amino-acid sequence MSVNLTLVLVASVLVGAGAYLFLSRSLIRALMGFLLMGNGVNLFFVIGSGPPGSPPIVGAEDGGPMADPIPQALVLTAIVITLAMTAFVLALAHRSWQVARDDLVPDDTESARIHARSEAEDGDEEAYDETDDTTGEEAR is encoded by the coding sequence ATGAGCGTCAACCTCACCCTCGTCCTCGTGGCCAGCGTGCTCGTGGGCGCAGGGGCATACCTCTTCCTGTCACGCTCGCTCATCCGCGCGCTCATGGGCTTCCTGCTCATGGGCAACGGCGTCAACCTGTTCTTCGTCATCGGCTCGGGACCGCCCGGGTCGCCGCCGATCGTGGGCGCCGAGGACGGCGGGCCGATGGCCGACCCGATCCCGCAGGCCCTCGTGCTCACGGCGATCGTCATCACCCTGGCGATGACCGCCTTCGTGCTCGCGCTGGCGCACCGCAGCTGGCAGGTGGCCCGGGACGACCTCGTCCCCGACGACACCGAGTCGGCCCGCATCCACGCGCGCTCCGAGGCCGAGGACGGCGACGAAGAGGCATACGACGAGACCGACGACACGACCGGGGAGGAGGCGCGGTGA
- a CDS encoding Na+/H+ antiporter subunit D, which translates to MVVLPLIGAGLTLAAARRTAVQRAVSLTVLVGMTGMAAVLLWAADTQGPQVVFVGGWTATEGIVLVVDRLAALMIIVSSVVMLAVLSYSIGQGASSFDEESDGQSPLPVFHPALLVLAAGVTTTFISGDLFHLYVGFEMLLSASFVLLTLGGTVERVRAGTTYVLVSLLSSLIFLAAIGLVYAATGTINLALLSERLGEISLGTVALLNLMLLIGFAVKAAVFPMSGWLPESYPTAPAPVTAVFAGLLTKVGVYAMIRTQTLLFPQARFDDLLLVAALLTMIVGILGAIAQDDIKRMLSFTLVSHIGFLIFGIALGSTHGLASAIFYVIHHITVQTTLFLVLGLVERVGGSSDTTKLGDLARISPVVGVLFFIPAMNLAGIPPFSGFLGKVGLVQAGVEQGSWLALVLVAGSVLTSLLTLYAVARVWGRAFWSENVAGVTGRGPLRGGHHMALGAGVLVPTAALVVVGLALTVLAGPLFDVATRAAADLTLRDPYLVAVLGDGGRP; encoded by the coding sequence ATGGTGGTGCTGCCGCTCATCGGCGCCGGCCTGACCCTGGCCGCGGCGCGCCGGACCGCGGTGCAGCGCGCCGTGAGCCTCACCGTCCTCGTCGGGATGACGGGGATGGCGGCGGTGCTGCTGTGGGCGGCCGACACCCAGGGCCCGCAGGTGGTCTTCGTCGGGGGCTGGACCGCGACCGAGGGCATCGTGCTCGTCGTGGACCGCCTGGCCGCCCTCATGATCATCGTGTCCAGCGTGGTCATGCTCGCGGTGCTGTCCTACTCGATCGGGCAGGGGGCGAGCAGCTTCGACGAGGAGAGCGACGGGCAGTCCCCGCTGCCGGTCTTCCACCCCGCCCTGCTCGTGCTCGCGGCGGGGGTCACGACGACCTTCATCTCCGGCGACCTGTTCCACCTCTACGTCGGCTTCGAGATGCTGCTGTCGGCGAGCTTCGTGCTCCTCACGCTCGGGGGCACGGTGGAGCGGGTCCGCGCCGGCACGACCTACGTCCTCGTGTCGCTGCTCAGCTCGCTGATCTTCCTGGCCGCGATCGGCCTGGTGTATGCCGCGACCGGCACGATCAACCTGGCGCTGCTCAGCGAGCGGTTGGGCGAGATCTCGCTCGGGACGGTGGCGCTGCTCAACCTCATGCTGCTCATCGGCTTCGCGGTCAAGGCCGCCGTCTTCCCGATGTCCGGGTGGCTGCCCGAGTCCTACCCGACCGCGCCCGCACCGGTGACCGCCGTCTTCGCCGGGCTGCTGACCAAGGTCGGCGTCTACGCGATGATCCGCACCCAGACGCTGCTCTTCCCGCAGGCACGCTTCGACGACCTGCTGCTCGTGGCCGCCCTGCTGACGATGATCGTGGGGATCCTGGGTGCCATCGCGCAGGACGACATCAAACGGATGCTCAGCTTCACCCTCGTCAGCCACATCGGCTTCCTCATCTTCGGCATCGCGCTCGGGAGCACGCACGGGCTGGCCTCGGCGATCTTCTACGTCATCCACCACATCACCGTGCAGACCACGCTCTTCCTCGTCCTGGGCCTGGTCGAGCGGGTCGGCGGGTCCTCGGACACGACCAAGCTCGGCGACCTGGCGCGGATCTCCCCGGTCGTGGGGGTGCTCTTCTTCATCCCCGCGATGAACCTCGCCGGCATCCCTCCCTTCAGCGGCTTCCTCGGCAAGGTGGGGCTGGTGCAGGCGGGGGTCGAGCAGGGGTCGTGGCTGGCGCTGGTGCTCGTCGCCGGGTCGGTGCTGACCTCGCTGCTCACGCTGTATGCCGTCGCGCGGGTCTGGGGGCGCGCCTTCTGGTCCGAGAACGTCGCCGGCGTCACCGGTCGCGGGCCGCTGCGGGGCGGGCACCACATGGCCCTGGGTGCCGGGGTGCTGGTGCCGACGGCCGCTCTGGTGGTGGTCGGGCTGGCGCTGACCGTGCTCGCCGGTCCGCTCTTCGACGTCGCGACGCGGGCGGCGGCCGACCTCACGCTGCGCGACCCCTACCTGGTGGCCGTGCTCGGGGACGGGGGCCGGCCGTGA
- a CDS encoding Na+/H+ antiporter subunit E — protein sequence MSGEGAGARARQGRAWSRLPRVSPAAVAWLTAVWVLLWGSLNVLNVLGGVLVALVVLILFPLPRVDLRLRLRPVAFVVLVVRFLVDLVRASVEVAWLAVRPGPVTRGVVMDLGLAGDDAFLQTLTAEMVSLVPGSVVIDLEPSTRLLTLHALGVRSRAQAERVRHKVRAQEARVLRALHPDPEALLDPRRRRHTSDAEETR from the coding sequence GTGAGCGGGGAGGGAGCGGGTGCGCGCGCCCGGCAGGGTCGGGCCTGGAGCAGGCTGCCCCGGGTCTCGCCGGCGGCCGTGGCGTGGCTGACGGCGGTCTGGGTGCTGCTCTGGGGCAGCCTCAACGTCCTCAACGTGCTCGGCGGGGTGCTGGTGGCGCTCGTCGTGCTCATCCTCTTCCCGCTGCCCCGGGTGGACCTGCGGCTGCGGCTGCGCCCGGTGGCCTTCGTGGTGCTCGTCGTGCGCTTCCTCGTGGACCTCGTGCGGGCCTCGGTCGAGGTCGCCTGGCTGGCGGTGCGGCCCGGGCCGGTGACCCGGGGCGTGGTCATGGACCTGGGGCTCGCCGGCGACGACGCCTTCCTGCAGACGCTCACCGCCGAGATGGTCTCGCTCGTCCCCGGCTCGGTGGTCATCGACCTCGAGCCCAGCACCCGGCTGCTGACCCTGCACGCCCTCGGCGTCCGGAGCCGGGCCCAGGCGGAGCGGGTGCGGCACAAGGTGCGGGCGCAGGAGGCGCGGGTGCTGCGGGCGCTGCACCCCGACCCGGAGGCGCTGCTGGACCCGCGGCGGCGACGGCATACCTCGGACGCGGAGGAGACCCGATGA
- a CDS encoding monovalent cation/H+ antiporter complex subunit F translates to MNLDLLEVVLTWLVGGLLAASAALTLVRITIGPSVLDRVIATDVLVSIVVCALGAYAALTDAWTTLPLLISLSLVGFLGSVAVARFVARDRDAPAPDPVPDRLEEGP, encoded by the coding sequence ATGAACCTGGACCTGCTCGAGGTGGTCCTGACGTGGCTCGTCGGGGGGCTGCTCGCGGCCTCCGCGGCCCTGACCCTGGTGCGCATCACCATCGGGCCGAGCGTGCTCGACCGGGTGATCGCCACCGATGTGCTCGTCTCGATCGTCGTCTGCGCGCTCGGGGCGTATGCCGCGCTGACCGACGCCTGGACGACCCTGCCGCTGCTCATCTCGCTGTCGCTGGTCGGCTTCCTCGGGTCGGTCGCCGTGGCGCGCTTCGTGGCCCGCGACCGGGATGCCCCGGCGCCGGACCCGGTGCCCGACCGGCTGGAGGAGGGCCCGTGA
- the mnhG gene encoding monovalent cation/H(+) antiporter subunit G, which yields MTWTDVLDVLGLVFLLLGALLCLAAAIGLLRFPDLLTRMHAGTKPQILGLLLVLVGVGLRSRSGLDVGMLLLIGVFQLLTIPAGSHMVGRAGFRTGQVAPTDIHPGRRDEPA from the coding sequence GTGACCTGGACCGACGTGCTCGACGTCCTCGGGCTGGTCTTCCTGCTGCTCGGCGCGCTGCTGTGCCTGGCCGCGGCGATCGGGCTGCTGCGCTTCCCCGACCTGCTGACCCGGATGCACGCCGGGACCAAGCCGCAGATCCTCGGGCTGCTCCTGGTGCTCGTGGGCGTCGGCCTGCGCAGCCGCTCCGGCCTCGACGTCGGGATGCTGCTGCTCATCGGCGTCTTCCAGCTGCTGACCATCCCGGCCGGCTCGCACATGGTGGGCCGGGCCGGCTTCCGCACCGGCCAGGTCGCCCCCACCGACATCCACCCCGGCCGCCGCGACGAGCCCGCCTGA
- a CDS encoding MATE family efflux transporter encodes MAQRDTRETAGASRSREILRLAVPAFLALVAEPLFLLADSAIVGHLGTSALAGLGVASAVLLTAVNIFIFLAYGTTAVVARRLGAGDERGAVSAGIDGVWLALMLGAVGAIVTAVLAQPLVQLFGASDAVVAEAVTYLRWSALGIPSMLVVLAATGVLRGLQDTRTPLVASVVGFTGNAALSLLLVHGVGWGIAGAAIGTVIAQTGMALGLVLVVVRGARRLGSSLTFHGAGVLRAARGGIPLLVRTIALRAALLLTTWSAAGLGDEQLAAHQVALTVWSTLAFALDALAIAAQALTGKTLGASDVEGTRAATAVMVRWSVWFGVILAVLIVALHRVIPLGFSQDPDVRSALAAALLVVAVGQPIAGIAFILDGVLIGAGDTRWLAWAQVAATVAYLPMVLAVRLSGAEGTAGLVWLWIAFTGFMTVRSVLMWLRARGDAWMVVGAER; translated from the coding sequence GTGGCGCAGCGAGACACGCGGGAGACGGCCGGGGCGAGCCGCTCCCGGGAGATCCTGCGGCTCGCCGTGCCCGCCTTCCTGGCGCTCGTGGCCGAGCCGCTCTTCCTGCTCGCCGACTCCGCGATCGTGGGTCATCTGGGCACCTCCGCGCTGGCCGGACTCGGAGTCGCGAGCGCCGTCCTGCTGACCGCCGTCAACATCTTCATCTTCCTCGCCTACGGCACCACCGCGGTCGTCGCGCGCCGGCTCGGCGCGGGGGACGAGCGCGGCGCGGTCAGCGCCGGCATCGACGGGGTCTGGCTCGCGCTGATGCTCGGCGCGGTGGGGGCGATCGTCACCGCCGTGCTCGCCCAGCCGCTCGTGCAGCTCTTCGGGGCAAGCGACGCGGTGGTCGCCGAGGCGGTGACCTATCTGCGGTGGTCGGCCCTGGGCATACCGTCGATGCTCGTCGTGCTCGCCGCCACCGGCGTGCTGCGCGGGCTGCAGGACACGCGCACGCCCCTGGTCGCCTCGGTGGTCGGGTTCACGGGCAACGCCGCGCTGTCCCTGCTGCTCGTGCACGGGGTCGGGTGGGGCATCGCCGGCGCCGCGATCGGCACGGTCATCGCCCAGACCGGTATGGCGCTGGGCCTCGTCCTCGTCGTCGTCCGGGGCGCGCGGCGGCTGGGGTCGTCCCTGACCTTCCACGGGGCGGGGGTGCTGCGGGCGGCGCGCGGGGGCATACCCCTGCTCGTGCGGACCATCGCCCTGCGGGCGGCCCTACTGCTCACCACCTGGTCGGCGGCGGGCCTCGGCGACGAGCAGCTCGCGGCGCACCAGGTCGCGCTGACGGTGTGGTCCACGCTCGCCTTCGCGCTGGACGCCCTCGCCATCGCCGCGCAGGCGCTCACCGGCAAGACCCTGGGCGCAAGCGACGTCGAGGGAACGCGGGCCGCGACCGCGGTCATGGTGCGCTGGTCGGTGTGGTTCGGCGTGATCCTCGCGGTGCTCATCGTGGCGCTGCACCGTGTCATCCCGCTCGGCTTCAGCCAGGACCCCGACGTCCGCTCCGCGCTGGCTGCGGCGCTGCTCGTGGTCGCCGTGGGCCAGCCGATCGCGGGCATCGCCTTCATCCTCGACGGGGTGCTCATCGGTGCCGGCGACACCCGTTGGCTGGCGTGGGCGCAGGTCGCGGCGACGGTGGCCTACCTGCCGATGGTGCTCGCCGTGCGGCTCAGCGGGGCCGAGGGCACGGCCGGTCTCGTCTGGCTGTGGATCGCCTTCACCGGCTTCATGACTGTCCGCTCGGTCTTGATGTGGCTCCGCGCGCGGGGAGACGCGTGGATGGTCGTCGGCGCCGAGCGCTGA